The Selenomonas sp. AB3002 genome contains a region encoding:
- a CDS encoding lecithin retinol acyltransferase family protein — translation MATAESGDIVYVKHRGYQHFGVYTGNDRVVHYYKEKNPLVSDGIIRETSLSEFMSGSNTLYVLNGDSNHKQLLDWLIKRIWGEDFQSFSPEETVARARSKIGEKGYNLVSNNCEHFALWCKTGIGMSTQVEEILSLLLPKLDTVPASPSPAHEQKEKHLPPKAADAVDD, via the coding sequence ATGGCAACAGCAGAAAGCGGCGACATCGTCTATGTGAAGCACCGGGGCTATCAGCATTTCGGTGTTTACACAGGCAATGATCGTGTCGTCCATTATTACAAAGAAAAGAACCCGCTGGTGTCCGACGGTATCATCAGGGAAACCAGCCTTTCCGAATTCATGTCCGGCAGCAACACCCTCTATGTGCTGAACGGGGACAGCAACCACAAGCAGCTCCTGGACTGGCTGATCAAGCGTATCTGGGGAGAGGACTTCCAGTCATTTTCCCCGGAAGAGACGGTAGCCCGGGCCCGCAGCAAGATTGGGGAAAAAGGCTACAATCTAGTAAGCAACAACTGCGAGCACTTCGCCCTTTGGTGCAAGACGGGAATTGGCATGTCCACACAGGTAGAAGAAATACTTTCCCTGCTGCTGCCCAAGCTTGATACCGTCCCTGCATCTCCCTCCCCCGCCCATGAGCAAAAAGAAAAGCACCTGCCGCCCAAAGCAGCAGATGCTGTAGATGATTGA
- a CDS encoding ABC transporter permease: MDLVISTVSQGLLWALLAIGVYLTFRVLDIADLTVEGSFPLGAAVAASLLTAGWQPIPAIFMACVAGMISGVVTGFLCTKLKIPALLAGILTMIALYSVNLRVMGKANLPLLQQETIFTIFPVGGDKSMTVLIIGAVVVLLVSLACYWFFGTEIGAAVRATGNNPHMIRANGIDTDVMIVLGLLLSNGLVAISGALVAQSNGFADVGMGVGTIVIGLASVIIGEVLFGTRSFKNCLISVILGSIVYRGVIAIVLQMGMPPNDLKLFTAVLVAIALSLPLIQSRWRKMRRG; the protein is encoded by the coding sequence ATGGATCTGGTTATTTCAACCGTCTCCCAGGGCCTTCTGTGGGCCTTGCTGGCGATTGGAGTTTATCTGACTTTCCGGGTGCTGGATATCGCTGACCTGACAGTGGAAGGTTCCTTCCCCCTTGGGGCGGCGGTGGCGGCATCCCTGCTGACGGCGGGCTGGCAGCCCATCCCCGCCATCTTCATGGCCTGTGTGGCTGGCATGATTTCCGGTGTGGTGACGGGCTTTCTCTGCACCAAGCTGAAGATTCCGGCCCTGCTGGCGGGCATCCTTACCATGATTGCCCTTTATTCCGTGAACCTGCGGGTCATGGGCAAGGCCAACCTGCCGCTCTTGCAGCAGGAAACCATCTTCACCATCTTCCCCGTAGGGGGAGACAAGAGCATGACGGTGCTGATCATCGGCGCTGTGGTCGTGCTCCTGGTGTCCCTGGCCTGCTACTGGTTCTTCGGCACGGAGATAGGGGCGGCGGTGCGTGCCACTGGCAATAACCCCCACATGATCCGTGCCAACGGCATCGACACTGACGTGATGATCGTGCTGGGCCTGCTGCTGTCCAATGGACTGGTGGCTATTTCCGGTGCCCTGGTGGCCCAGAGCAACGGCTTTGCCGATGTGGGCATGGGGGTAGGCACCATCGTCATCGGCCTGGCTTCCGTGATTATCGGCGAGGTGCTTTTCGGCACCCGCAGCTTCAAGAACTGCCTGATTTCTGTCATCCTGGGCTCCATTGTCTATCGCGGCGTCATTGCCATTGTCCTGCAGATGGGCATGCCGCCTAATGACCTGAAGCTTTTCACGGCGGTGCTGGTGGCCATTGCCCTGTCCCTGCCGCTGATTCAGTCCCGCTGGCGCAAGATGCGCAGGGGTTAG
- a CDS encoding CheB methylesterase domain-containing protein: protein MPALRVLVIGNQILGDNKIAQELALRLPKDSQVEFSSGAAEAIEKTRQFKPNAVVLNFSMALTRIEGEMLISLLAKKMQIPTIAFGRVNSSQQTAQRMGALKYMVKSSDPLLSDHFYHLLADDLQALRNAPASARPGEGSAAPRPVSSFNRPAARPGLSPLARRTPSAAVPPAAPPSMPPPRRGGPIELIAIGSSTGGTEALSVVLHGLKPPLPGIVIVQHIPAMFSKLLANRLNEECPLSIKEAETGDKVEPNHVYIAPGGKHMTLSRTGSGPLVLDCTPGPPVHSCCPAVDVLFDTVAKYVGDKALGVILTGMGRDGADGLSQMRAQGAYTLGQDEATSVVYGMPKAAFDQGAVCEQLPLPDIAAAITRVANNK from the coding sequence ATGCCAGCCCTGCGCGTCTTAGTCATAGGCAACCAAATATTGGGCGACAACAAGATTGCACAAGAGCTGGCTTTGCGCCTGCCTAAAGACAGCCAGGTGGAGTTTTCTTCTGGTGCCGCTGAAGCCATCGAGAAGACGCGCCAGTTCAAACCCAATGCGGTGGTGCTGAATTTCTCCATGGCCCTCACCCGCATTGAAGGCGAAATGCTCATCAGCCTGCTGGCCAAGAAGATGCAGATTCCCACCATCGCTTTCGGCAGGGTCAATTCCAGCCAGCAGACCGCCCAGCGCATGGGTGCTCTCAAATACATGGTCAAGTCCTCGGACCCTCTGCTGTCCGATCACTTCTACCACCTGCTGGCAGATGACCTGCAGGCCTTGAGAAATGCCCCTGCCTCAGCCCGTCCTGGCGAAGGGTCAGCAGCTCCCCGCCCTGTCTCTTCCTTCAACCGTCCGGCAGCGCGTCCGGGCCTTTCTCCCCTGGCCCGCCGCACACCTTCGGCAGCTGTCCCGCCTGCCGCTCCCCCCTCCATGCCGCCTCCCCGTCGGGGCGGCCCCATCGAGCTCATTGCCATCGGCTCCTCTACTGGCGGTACGGAAGCCCTGTCCGTGGTGCTGCACGGGCTGAAACCTCCGCTGCCCGGCATTGTCATCGTGCAGCATATCCCGGCCATGTTCTCGAAGCTCTTGGCCAACCGGCTCAATGAAGAGTGTCCTCTCTCCATCAAGGAAGCAGAGACTGGTGACAAGGTGGAACCAAACCATGTGTATATCGCCCCAGGCGGCAAGCACATGACCCTCAGCCGCACAGGCTCAGGCCCCCTGGTGCTGGACTGCACCCCCGGGCCGCCTGTCCACAGCTGCTGTCCTGCCGTGGATGTGCTCTTTGACACAGTAGCCAAATATGTGGGGGACAAAGCCTTGGGGGTCATCCTCACAGGCATGGGACGCGACGGGGCTGACGGACTCTCGCAGATGAGGGCCCAAGGGGCCTATACCCTGGGGCAGGATGAGGCCACCAGCGTGGTGTACGGCATGCCAAAGGCGGCCTTTGATCAGGGGGCGGTGTGTGAACAGCTGCCACTGCCGGATATTGCGGCGGCTATTACTAGAGTTGCTAATAATAAGTAA
- the rnr gene encoding ribonuclease R has protein sequence MELKERILAYMREDAYKPLLAEELAENLELSEEEQVAFSEALEELEQEGAIIRNRSDRYGTPARMHLVVGRISMTAKGFGFIIPDVRETEEETDVFVPGPAIGSAMHGDRVVARVTPSEQEGRSREGEILRILERANEKIVGTFESSKTFGFVTPDNTKLTQDIFIPKKQIHGAKTGSKVVVEITKWPDGRRSAEGNVIEILGKVGDPGVDVLSVMRQYDLSETFPKEVQKAADGVEQEPSPEEYRGRRDRRNFPIVTVDGEDSKDLDDGVYAYKKEDGSYFLGVYIADVSHYVRENQPLDIEARERGTSVYLVDRVIPMLPKELSNGICSLNAGVDRLSMACEMHLSPEGEITSYEIIPTVIHVYRRLTYNMVNKVLVEKADPFVSDNEDIREMLETLAEIRNLRKKIRHARGSIDFELPEVKVKLDEKGHPVALIKREGSLAESIIEECMLSANETVAKHMDLRHKPFIYRVHEQPSEEKIERFNNLLAAFGLFVRKDEAGHIKPMDVEKVLEKVQGKPEERIISTVALRSMQQARYSEMSLGHFGLAARYYTHFTSPIRRYPDLIVHRLLREEMAEGGMPREREAKLKTMLPEIADHASARERVAIEAERETTDMKKIEYMAQFVGEEFTGVISGVTAFGIFVELDNGVEGLVHVSTMINDFYEYREDLYAMVGERTQQQYRLGDEVQIVLVRANVEERNLDFVLKDNGADDAQALRNAVGGGRKNSGKPKADRKERDRNRGGRKRGPKDGDLVASVLEEIPDDGKSKSQHKGHRPKRRGSSGEKISRPAGDKPAKGRASRAQERSTDRTGRAERATRETLGRKRNGGKSREERREGDYHRVKITGLNSAVWPDPPGYHERKEQEMRREGAPKGRPHLNRKTEGGTGNSK, from the coding sequence ATGGAATTGAAAGAACGTATTTTGGCTTATATGCGTGAGGATGCTTATAAGCCGCTTTTGGCAGAGGAGCTGGCGGAGAATCTGGAGCTTAGCGAAGAGGAGCAGGTGGCTTTCTCTGAGGCCTTGGAAGAGCTGGAGCAGGAAGGGGCCATCATCAGGAACCGCAGCGACCGCTATGGCACCCCTGCCCGGATGCACCTGGTGGTGGGGCGGATTTCCATGACTGCCAAGGGCTTTGGCTTCATTATTCCCGATGTGAGGGAGACTGAGGAAGAGACGGATGTCTTTGTGCCGGGGCCTGCCATTGGCTCTGCCATGCATGGTGACCGGGTAGTGGCCCGGGTCACGCCCTCTGAGCAGGAGGGGCGCTCCCGTGAAGGGGAGATCCTGCGCATTCTGGAGCGGGCCAATGAGAAGATCGTGGGCACCTTTGAGAGCAGCAAGACCTTTGGCTTTGTGACGCCGGACAATACCAAGCTCACCCAGGATATCTTCATCCCCAAGAAGCAGATTCATGGGGCCAAGACCGGCAGCAAGGTAGTGGTGGAAATCACCAAGTGGCCCGATGGCCGTCGCAGCGCTGAGGGCAATGTCATCGAGATCCTGGGCAAGGTGGGGGATCCCGGCGTGGATGTGCTCTCTGTCATGCGCCAGTACGATTTGTCCGAGACCTTCCCAAAGGAGGTTCAGAAGGCCGCCGATGGGGTGGAGCAGGAACCTTCCCCCGAGGAGTATCGCGGCCGCCGCGATCGCCGCAACTTCCCCATTGTCACTGTAGACGGGGAGGATTCCAAGGATTTGGACGATGGCGTCTACGCTTACAAGAAGGAGGACGGCTCCTACTTCCTGGGTGTCTACATCGCTGACGTCAGCCACTATGTGCGGGAGAACCAGCCTCTGGATATCGAGGCCCGTGAGCGCGGCACCAGCGTTTACTTGGTGGACCGCGTGATTCCCATGCTGCCCAAGGAGCTTTCCAATGGCATCTGCAGCCTGAATGCAGGGGTTGACCGCCTTTCCATGGCCTGTGAGATGCACCTTTCTCCAGAGGGCGAGATTACCAGCTACGAGATCATCCCCACGGTGATCCATGTATACCGCCGCCTCACCTACAACATGGTGAACAAGGTGCTGGTGGAAAAGGCAGATCCCTTCGTGTCCGACAATGAGGACATCAGGGAGATGCTGGAGACTCTGGCAGAAATCAGGAACCTTCGCAAGAAAATCCGCCATGCCCGTGGCTCAATTGATTTCGAGCTGCCCGAGGTGAAGGTGAAGCTGGACGAGAAGGGGCACCCGGTGGCCCTTATCAAGCGCGAGGGCTCTCTGGCTGAGTCCATTATCGAGGAGTGCATGCTCTCCGCCAATGAGACCGTGGCCAAGCACATGGATCTCAGGCATAAGCCCTTCATTTACCGCGTCCATGAGCAGCCCAGCGAGGAAAAGATCGAGCGCTTCAACAACCTGCTGGCAGCTTTCGGACTCTTTGTCCGCAAGGATGAGGCTGGTCATATCAAGCCCATGGATGTGGAAAAGGTGCTGGAGAAGGTGCAGGGCAAGCCCGAGGAGCGCATCATCTCTACCGTGGCCCTGCGCTCTATGCAGCAGGCCCGCTACAGCGAGATGTCCCTGGGTCATTTCGGCCTGGCAGCCCGCTACTACACCCACTTCACCTCGCCTATCCGCCGCTACCCGGACCTCATTGTCCATCGCCTCCTGCGCGAGGAAATGGCTGAGGGTGGCATGCCCCGCGAGCGTGAAGCCAAGCTGAAGACCATGCTGCCGGAAATTGCCGACCATGCCTCTGCCCGTGAGCGGGTGGCTATCGAGGCTGAGCGGGAAACCACGGACATGAAGAAAATCGAGTACATGGCTCAGTTCGTGGGTGAGGAGTTCACCGGCGTCATCAGCGGCGTCACCGCTTTCGGCATCTTCGTGGAGCTGGATAACGGCGTGGAGGGACTGGTACACGTCTCCACCATGATCAACGACTTCTACGAGTACCGTGAGGACCTCTACGCCATGGTGGGCGAGCGCACCCAGCAGCAGTATCGGTTGGGTGATGAGGTGCAGATTGTATTGGTGCGCGCCAATGTGGAAGAGCGCAACCTTGATTTCGTGCTGAAGGACAATGGCGCCGATGATGCCCAGGCTCTGAGAAATGCCGTGGGCGGCGGCCGCAAGAACAGTGGCAAGCCCAAGGCTGACCGCAAGGAACGCGACAGGAATCGCGGCGGCAGGAAGCGCGGCCCCAAGGATGGCGACCTGGTGGCTTCCGTGCTGGAGGAGATTCCCGATGACGGCAAGAGCAAGAGCCAGCATAAGGGCCACCGCCCAAAGCGCCGCGGCTCTTCGGGAGAGAAGATTTCCCGTCCTGCCGGAGACAAGCCCGCCAAGGGCCGTGCTTCCCGGGCACAGGAGCGCAGCACCGACCGCACGGGACGTGCAGAGCGTGCCACCAGGGAAACCCTGGGCAGGAAGCGCAATGGCGGCAAGAGCCGTGAGGAGCGCCGGGAGGGTGATTACCACCGGGTGAAGATCACGGGCCTGAACTCTGCTGTCTGGCCAGATCCCCCCGGCTACCACGAGCGCAAGGAGCAGGAAATGCGCCGTGAGGGCGCGCCAAAAGGCCGCCCCCATCTCAATCGCAAGACAGAGGGCGGCACGGGTAACTCAAAGTGA
- a CDS encoding ATP-binding protein — translation MVEFIGRKRELEALNSLYHKDGFQMMVLYGRRRVGKSTLLQRFIEDKKAVFYTSVRSSSQRNLKLMGDYAIEALAPEMRGVNFSSYEDFFSWIGEKAQQERIIFIIDEFPYLAEQDKSLLSVLQKFIDREWLDGNMFLILSGSSISFMEDEVLSEKSPLFGRRTSQMKLKAFNYMEAGEFVPEFSAEDKAVVYGVTGGIAKYLAMFDDRLSLDDNLKQLFFAETGYLYEEPNNLLTQEFKNVALYNAIIEAVAAGRNKISTIADLTHMDSTKVSHAAANLVATGILRKDYAITDENNKRKVQYVLADNMFRFWYQFVSAGVGMIDFGRGAIYYDNVVKKNLPNYMGSVFEDMCRYYTMYMGTSGRLACLTTKVGKWWGTNPAKKEETDIDVVGIDSISKQAVIGECKFKNEVLDKGVFEQLKARHQLIDKKYTVVQYLLFSKSGFSNWILKNAEQEHIYMVDLEQMYEPDEADFVVS, via the coding sequence ATGGTAGAGTTCATAGGCCGCAAGCGGGAACTTGAAGCACTGAATAGCCTTTATCATAAAGATGGTTTTCAGATGATGGTGCTCTATGGTCGGCGCAGGGTGGGGAAATCTACCTTGCTTCAACGCTTTATAGAGGACAAGAAGGCTGTATTTTATACATCGGTGCGTAGCAGTAGCCAGCGCAACTTGAAGTTGATGGGGGACTATGCTATTGAGGCATTGGCTCCTGAGATGCGAGGGGTCAATTTCAGCTCCTATGAGGATTTCTTCAGCTGGATTGGTGAAAAAGCACAGCAGGAGAGGATTATCTTTATCATAGATGAATTCCCCTATCTGGCAGAACAGGACAAGTCTCTGCTGTCTGTTCTGCAAAAATTCATAGACAGGGAATGGCTGGACGGCAATATGTTCCTTATTCTCAGCGGCTCATCAATCAGCTTCATGGAAGATGAAGTGTTGAGTGAAAAGAGTCCCCTCTTTGGCAGGAGAACCTCACAGATGAAGCTAAAGGCCTTCAATTACATGGAGGCGGGGGAGTTTGTGCCTGAGTTTTCTGCTGAGGACAAGGCTGTGGTGTACGGTGTGACCGGCGGCATAGCCAAGTATCTGGCTATGTTTGATGACCGCTTATCGCTGGATGACAATCTGAAGCAGCTGTTTTTCGCTGAGACGGGGTATCTCTATGAGGAGCCCAATAATCTTCTGACACAGGAGTTCAAGAATGTGGCTCTGTATAATGCCATCATAGAAGCAGTGGCAGCGGGACGTAACAAGATATCGACCATAGCAGACCTTACACATATGGACTCAACCAAGGTGTCTCATGCGGCGGCCAATCTGGTGGCTACAGGCATTCTGCGAAAGGACTATGCCATTACGGACGAGAACAACAAGCGCAAGGTGCAATATGTGCTGGCTGACAATATGTTTCGCTTTTGGTACCAGTTTGTCTCTGCCGGAGTAGGCATGATTGACTTTGGCCGTGGCGCTATATACTATGATAATGTGGTCAAGAAGAACCTGCCTAATTATATGGGGAGTGTCTTTGAAGACATGTGCCGCTATTACACCATGTATATGGGCACATCCGGCAGGTTGGCCTGTCTGACTACCAAGGTAGGGAAATGGTGGGGGACTAATCCTGCCAAGAAAGAGGAAACAGATATCGATGTGGTGGGTATCGACAGTATCAGCAAACAGGCGGTCATTGGTGAGTGCAAGTTCAAGAACGAGGTCTTGGACAAGGGCGTATTTGAGCAACTGAAGGCAAGGCACCAACTTATCGACAAGAAGTATACGGTGGTGCAGTATCTGCTGTTCTCAAAAAGCGGATTTTCCAATTGGATTTTGAAGAACGCAGAGCAGGAGCACATATATATGGTAGACTTGGAGCAGATGTATGAGCCTGACGAAGCTGATTTTGTGGTGTCTTAA
- a CDS encoding amino acid permease yields MSQAKASKMRRGLKNRHLQMIALGGAIGTGLFYGSASTIALAGPSVMLAYLLGGIVIFFIMRMLGEMAVDEPVSGSFSYYASKYWGSFPGFMSGWNYWFNYVIVSMAELTAVGIYMNFWLPDLPQWVSALVCLIVITAANFINVRMYGEMEFWMALIKITAILMMIVLGLYLLFGGNMSFPENVSNLWSHGGFLPNGWWGLGLSLTVVMFSFGGIELIGITAGEADDPDRTIPQAINGVIVRILLFYVGTMAVLMALWPWNEVGMEASPFVQIFSNVGIPAAAHILNFVVLTAAISVYNSAIYSNSRMLYGLAADDDAPTFLAKISGRGVPVNGILVSSGITLLVVVLNYMFPGHVFMYFISIATAAAVVDWIVICITHLKFKEYCRREGKETKFKAILHPWTNYLCLAFLLGVVFMMTQIPDMQLAVIITPLWLFALWLGYKYKNR; encoded by the coding sequence ATGAGTCAAGCGAAAGCAAGCAAAATGCGGCGGGGCCTCAAGAACCGTCACCTGCAGATGATAGCCCTGGGCGGCGCCATCGGCACGGGGCTGTTCTACGGTTCTGCTTCCACTATTGCCCTGGCAGGGCCTTCGGTGATGTTGGCCTATCTTCTGGGGGGCATCGTGATTTTCTTCATCATGCGCATGCTGGGAGAAATGGCGGTGGACGAGCCTGTATCAGGTTCCTTCAGCTATTATGCCAGCAAATACTGGGGCAGTTTCCCAGGGTTCATGTCCGGGTGGAATTATTGGTTTAATTACGTCATTGTTTCCATGGCAGAGCTCACGGCGGTGGGCATCTACATGAATTTCTGGCTGCCGGATCTTCCTCAGTGGGTCAGTGCTCTGGTGTGCCTCATTGTCATTACGGCAGCCAATTTCATCAACGTGCGCATGTATGGCGAGATGGAGTTCTGGATGGCGCTTATCAAGATCACTGCCATCCTGATGATGATTGTGCTGGGGCTTTACCTGCTCTTTGGGGGCAACATGTCCTTCCCGGAGAACGTCTCCAACCTCTGGTCACACGGCGGTTTCCTGCCCAATGGCTGGTGGGGGCTGGGCCTGTCGCTTACGGTGGTCATGTTCTCCTTCGGCGGCATTGAGCTCATCGGCATCACTGCCGGTGAAGCTGATGACCCTGACCGCACTATTCCCCAGGCTATCAACGGGGTCATTGTGCGCATCCTGCTCTTCTATGTGGGGACTATGGCAGTGCTCATGGCTCTCTGGCCCTGGAATGAAGTGGGCATGGAGGCCAGCCCCTTTGTGCAGATTTTCTCCAATGTGGGCATCCCGGCAGCTGCCCATATCTTGAACTTCGTGGTGCTGACAGCAGCCATTTCTGTCTACAACTCTGCCATTTACAGCAACAGCCGCATGCTTTACGGCCTGGCTGCTGATGACGACGCTCCTACCTTCCTGGCAAAGATTTCCGGCCGTGGGGTGCCGGTGAACGGCATCCTGGTATCATCGGGCATTACCCTGCTGGTGGTCGTGCTGAACTACATGTTCCCGGGCCATGTCTTCATGTACTTCATCTCCATAGCCACAGCAGCGGCAGTGGTAGACTGGATTGTCATCTGCATCACCCATCTGAAGTTCAAGGAATACTGCAGAAGGGAAGGCAAGGAGACCAAGTTCAAGGCTATCCTCCATCCCTGGACCAACTACCTCTGCCTGGCGTTCCTCTTAGGCGTAGTCTTCATGATGACCCAGATCCCCGACATGCAGCTGGCAGTAATCATCACGCCTTTGTGGTTGTTTGCACTGTGGCTCGGTTATAAATATAAAAATCGGTAA
- a CDS encoding ABC transporter ATP-binding protein: MLDIKDISKTFNPGSITEKLALRKLSLHLAPGDFVTVIGGNGAGKSTLLNSIAGTFPVDTGSITIAGTDITKWPEYKRAKFIGRVFQDPMMGTAANMMIEENLAIASRRGKRPTLRWSSSDKERGHFRELLAGLHLGLEDRLESKVGLLSGGQRQALTLLMATMVRPQLLLLDEHTAALDPKTAEQVLSLTKKIVEEQQLTTLMITHNMRDALRLGNRLIMMYDGRILVDVAGEEKKNLSVKDLLAMFEKAAGSELTSDSLLLS; encoded by the coding sequence ATGTTAGATATCAAGGATATTTCCAAGACTTTCAATCCCGGCTCCATCACCGAGAAGCTGGCCCTCAGGAAACTCTCCCTGCATCTTGCACCGGGGGATTTCGTGACGGTTATCGGCGGAAATGGTGCGGGCAAATCAACGCTCCTGAATTCCATTGCGGGAACTTTTCCGGTGGATACAGGCAGCATCACCATTGCGGGCACGGATATCACCAAGTGGCCGGAGTACAAGCGGGCCAAGTTCATCGGCAGGGTCTTCCAGGACCCCATGATGGGCACGGCGGCCAATATGATGATAGAGGAAAACCTGGCCATTGCCTCCCGGCGGGGCAAGCGTCCCACCCTGCGCTGGAGTTCTTCCGACAAGGAACGGGGGCATTTCCGGGAGCTTCTGGCAGGCCTGCACCTGGGCTTGGAGGACAGGCTGGAGTCCAAGGTGGGCCTGCTCTCCGGTGGCCAGCGCCAGGCACTGACCCTGCTCATGGCCACTATGGTGCGGCCTCAGCTGCTGTTGCTGGATGAGCATACGGCAGCTCTTGACCCTAAGACGGCAGAGCAGGTGCTGAGCCTTACGAAGAAAATCGTGGAGGAACAGCAGCTCACCACCCTGATGATCACCCACAACATGCGCGATGCCCTGCGGCTGGGGAACCGGCTGATCATGATGTACGACGGGCGCATCCTGGTGGATGTGGCAGGGGAGGAGAAGAAGAACCTCTCCGTGAAGGACCTCTTAGCCATGTTCGAAAAAGCGGCAGGCAGCGAGCTCACCAGTGACAGTCTGCTGCTGAGCTAA
- a CDS encoding ABC transporter substrate binding protein, with the protein MVAAALFATAALTAGCGGGDQAAGSGEKTYHVGIVQLVEHNALDAANKGFVDGLKERGFEEGKNLTIDRQNAQADQSNLQNIAQRFVSAKLDLICAIATPAAQTIANATKDIPILGTAITDYEGAKLVKSNKEPGGNVSGTSDMNPIKEQIDLLLKLKPDAKVIGTIYSSSEVNSEVQIKAMTEYAESKGLTVKVATISTVNDIQQAAQSLIGSVDAFYEPTDNVIASAFPTLLDITNSAKVPVICGEPNMVKVGGLATYGIDYYKLGVQTGHMAADVLQGKAKTATLPVELAKDLKVSVNKKNAELLGIKLPEDVLKDAEVVE; encoded by the coding sequence ATGGTTGCGGCGGCTCTGTTTGCCACGGCAGCCCTGACGGCTGGCTGCGGCGGCGGTGACCAGGCTGCTGGCAGCGGGGAGAAGACTTATCATGTGGGCATTGTCCAGCTGGTGGAGCACAATGCTCTTGATGCTGCCAACAAGGGCTTTGTGGACGGCCTGAAGGAGCGTGGCTTTGAGGAGGGCAAGAACCTCACCATTGACCGCCAGAACGCACAGGCTGACCAGTCCAATCTGCAGAATATCGCCCAGCGCTTTGTAAGCGCCAAGCTTGACCTGATTTGCGCTATTGCCACCCCGGCGGCCCAGACCATAGCCAATGCCACCAAGGATATTCCCATCCTGGGCACGGCTATCACCGACTATGAGGGTGCAAAACTGGTGAAGAGCAACAAGGAGCCCGGTGGCAATGTTTCCGGCACCAGCGACATGAACCCCATCAAGGAGCAGATCGACCTGCTGCTGAAGCTCAAGCCTGATGCCAAGGTCATCGGCACCATCTATTCCTCCAGCGAGGTGAACTCCGAGGTGCAGATCAAGGCCATGACTGAATACGCAGAGAGCAAGGGGCTCACTGTGAAGGTGGCTACTATCTCCACCGTCAACGATATCCAGCAGGCTGCCCAGAGCCTCATCGGCTCTGTTGATGCTTTCTATGAGCCTACGGATAACGTGATTGCTTCCGCTTTCCCCACTCTGCTCGATATCACCAACAGCGCCAAGGTGCCTGTCATCTGCGGCGAGCCGAATATGGTGAAGGTGGGCGGCCTGGCTACCTACGGCATTGACTACTACAAGCTGGGTGTCCAGACGGGCCACATGGCAGCTGATGTGCTGCAGGGCAAGGCCAAGACCGCTACCCTGCCCGTGGAGCTGGCCAAGGACCTGAAGGTCTCCGTGAACAAGAAGAATGCAGAGCTCCTGGGCATCAAGCTGCCTGAGGATGTACTGAAGGATGCGGAGGTCGTTGAGTAA
- the smpB gene encoding SsrA-binding protein SmpB: protein MGKQNAAIKIVCENRKARHDFFIHETFETGLELKGTEVKSLRAGRANLKDSYAFIKNGEVFVEHMHISPYEQGNIFNHDPLRVRRLLMHKAEIVKLFSQTREKGFTLVPLKIYFKHGRAKLELALASGKHNYDKRADLQAKAAKRDIERALKDRQRF from the coding sequence ATGGGAAAGCAGAACGCTGCCATCAAGATTGTCTGCGAGAACCGCAAGGCTCGCCATGACTTCTTTATACATGAAACCTTTGAGACCGGCCTGGAACTCAAGGGCACTGAGGTCAAGAGCCTCCGTGCAGGCCGTGCCAACCTCAAGGACAGCTACGCCTTTATCAAGAACGGCGAAGTCTTTGTAGAGCACATGCATATCAGCCCCTATGAGCAGGGCAATATCTTCAACCATGACCCTCTGAGGGTGCGGCGCCTGCTTATGCACAAGGCGGAGATAGTGAAGCTCTTCAGCCAGACGAGAGAGAAGGGCTTCACACTGGTGCCCCTGAAGATTTACTTCAAGCATGGCCGGGCCAAGCTTGAGCTGGCCCTGGCTTCCGGCAAGCACAACTACGACAAGCGTGCCGATCTCCAGGCCAAGGCTGCCAAGAGGGATATTGAAAGGGCCTTGAAGGACAGGCAAAGATTTTAA